AATACTAAAACTCTCACATAACTATTAAGCTCTTATTCCAAATTGATGCCTCTGGAAATCTCCACAGACTCAATTGAggtaataaattttattaacaATGACCATAAATCTTATAGCTCTATAATTCGCGAACGCAGGTTATTAGTGCAACAAATGGGAGATCCAAAACTCTAGCATAACAATAGAGAACATATATCATCTAGACAAATCCTCTATAACCATTTTGCTCTATTCTGGCCAATTTCATTCCATTTCCTCAACTCACAGTTATCATAATTACTGCTTCTTCAGAGTGAAATATAAAACAAGGAAACTAGGTTCAATTAGACATGTCAAAGGAGGAGAAAGAGATTACTTGAAATTTGGAAATTTGAGCAGGGTTGACACCATTTTTGGTGGTGAAATTGGGCTGCAGAGATGGTGCTGATGCTATAGCAGCTTCTCTCCTCCCGTCGTCCTCTTCCATGGAACCAGCCGGAGACCCGACTCTGACCCGTTTCGCGCTGTGCCAATTTATTTGGGCCTTTAGGTTCCAGAGACAAGAATGGGCCTAGGATATACAACACGGGCCTTGTAATTTCAAGATCCTTTCATTTGCAGGGCTATCAGTGTAATTTCCTAGTACCTTTTGTGATTCATaccaatataatttatttatttttaccgTGCACTCAGTTTGCACCATACTATTTAATAGGTACCTAAATATTTAGTTTAGTGGGCGTTTGGTCATGAAAAAAAGTGAAACCAATAGAGTGTTGAAGTCACTCAATTGAAAATTGGACAACCTGCTTGAATACcagaaaaataaatgaattggACATTTGATCTTAGGTACCCAAATGTTTAGTGGGCGTTTGGGCATAATTCTATTGTATTTATTACAACATGACAAAAACTTTTGAAGTCACtgaaattcttcttttattaaataaaataaaggataatttttaaaaaattaatacataTTATTGTTAATACAATAAGTTAAAAGTGACAAATGAATAGAAATCAATGTATAATACCTATCTCTAATACAATAAGCAATAATGTGGTAAACTATTAAGTTAGAACTGAATTGAGTTAATAAATGaaatggtcaaataaatcataatcCACTTTCCTCAACTTTTATTAAATTCTAATTACTTTTGACATTACCGGTTCACTAGTTTTAGTTGAAAGTTGCGTAAGACCGATACCATTCCATGTGAagacattatttatttatttccatTTGAAGACATTGAGATCCCGAAAAGGAGAAttcagtctctctctctctacacccaatatatttatatacttaACAAATAATGTATATTTACAAAAGACAAACAACATGGAAAGGCTTATTACGTTTTGGTGAGGggtttgaattgatttttttaaagtagCTTATTaggttaaaattaaaaatcataaattgatcatattcaatttttgacttttactttatttttgtattttttcaaatatttttaaaaataaaataaaataaaaataaacttaaaaattaaaaactacttaaaataaaacaatataagGAACCTGCTCCCATCACATGCACACAAAATTCGAGGGATACAATATATAGGCTTAATCCATGTTCGAATTAGACATGTTTTAAATAAACacctaaataaataataaaatatttttattaaaatatattttcaagtatCCATTAAATAACTTAGTTAATCACGTAaaattaacatatatatatatatatacacacatcaAATTTGATTGGAAGAAGCTTAAAGTCTTACTACTTATTGAGGTTTATACGAAATACGAATAACTCtaaaatatgatatattatatataattaatttaattatttaatagatgaataagtaaatatataattttttaaaaataaaaataaaaatattttatcatatatttaaatatttaattaaaataaattaaaatttaagtgTCAAATAAATTTGATAATAAATCAAAGGAGGAagtgaaaaaaacaaaaagacgGAAAGGAAAGGACATTAGACCACGTTTTTTCCCCGGGCTATATTGGTGGACCCTTGTGGCAAAAGCCAAGATAGATTGATTTTTATAGCCCCTCAGCAAAAATaaacaatatatatttattttgacaacAAATTTTATAGATCAAAGACATAGTTAGCATGAGAGAGAAgtacaaaatttaatattataataataataataataataataataataatatatttaatataatttcataaattgagtCTAAGAAAGAATGATGTGTATATAATTTTATCCTTATCTTGTAAAAATagaatgatatttttgatacaCAATAATCTTTTAATACGAAATTTGATAtaataaattacttaattcaaTCTCATAACATATTTTACGTTAAAGTTTAAACAATAATCTCTTGATACTATTTTCATAGAAGGAATGTGCGTTAACGTATTATCTTAGGATTAActatttcaaaataagttaTCACATAATAAGTTATTACATTAagtatatgaataatttattttatcaccaaagtagaaataataaaataaataatttgataatTGTCTAATATCtccaactaaaaataaaataaaataattttgtattttaaaaccTCACACCCAGCGACTCCTTACATCTGTATGATTTGTTTTTTTGGGTGGTTGGCGTGAAAATAGGAAtggagaaggaaaaaaaaaaaccacaCAAGGATCAATCATGGAGATGATAATGAAACAAAAAAAGACACGGTAGAATAGGCCAAACCATTAGGGTCgttaagaataaattattttaagataaaatgaaataatttattttattatatatatgaaattacttattttattactataatataaattataaaataatttatttcaaatttattaaTCAAACAAAgacatttaaatttatttttaaataatttttttattataaaattatttatatttatcttttacCTCAGACGATCCAATGAAGAAGGCCAAGGCCACATTTATCATCCATACAATAAGACAGGCAAATTTTAATTTCTGAAATTTTAAAATGTGGTCGAGCGTCAACTTCAAAATTAATTTGTGACACTAGTTGCTACAAGTGGCAGGTCAGTTTAACACAAGTCTGAGACTCTGAACGAGAAAAAATAATCTCTTAGACCGTTTTCGATTCATctctattttattctttaatcTCTATTTATTGAGAGATtaataattttctaaatttttaaaaaaatattatttatactttctatttcacttttttattatttttatattatttctattatgtaAGACCATTAATTAAATGTTTActatatgtaattatttttcaaatctattataacatttaaaaatatattattgacaACTACATTACTTTCATTTCgaattaataatttttctactttatttcttttttaaaaaatcatcactgtaaatatgtaatttaaaatttaatttaatattatttatattatataagaCCATTAAATAAGTCTCTAATAattgaaattattttctaatgtaataaaacatctaaaaatataattattgacAGGTATACTACTTCAATtcctaattaataatttttctactttttaaaattttttcattcaaaatgAATTAGGGGTAGTAGATTttagtacatgaaataaattttacaaTGATATAGTATTTATTATGTAATTgtatttcatcaataatttcacttttatttgaattgtccaacgggccgactatcatgatttttcattgtGACGTTCAGCAatcagaaggtgagaaagtaattcagaatatttcttaaaattcttttcgcgatattgctgctacaggagcatattcgcgaataggaatgtggagtatgttttttcaagtttatcttgctcagtgatttcttctccgcataaatttaactaagctataattctaaacaaggcagaattatagttgattatatttttataatctattaatctcaaatttaacCAATCATGACGTGTCTGTGGAAGAATGACCAACTTCAGATGGCCATATCTTTCTTTAAGATTATTCCACAGTTTAAGGAGATCCTTTAATGTaaggtactgtaattttaatcctttgccaagatggtggcggagaagtatcatggctttggcactgtcttgactagatgccgtattgtcatctttgatggtgtctgccagatccatcgattctagatgtatttcggcatctagtgcccatgatgaaTAGCATTTTCTAGATATGTCAAGAGCAATAAattcaagtttaaaaatattagacattttaagaaaataaaattcttacttcttttgttaccttcttaaaaatatagttCAAAGCGATGAAATCTCGtactgataacgtgttatgaacTAACGACATAATTTAATAAGAGatagaaatcataagagaaaaagaaagaagataacTCTGTGTATATTCCATTTTATTGCCAAAATCCGACAATTTATAGTTTGaggggaaaaaaaattatattgggCAACTTGTCCATTTTAAATGGGCTCTACACAAAAACATCCACTAATATAAAGTGGACAACCACTAATTCTCTAACAAAGTATCTCtctgtaaaaaatatttaataaagaaaatttaaataaaaaaaataaactgaatGAGATGAGACAAGACAAGACTTGTTCCGCCCTATTTCGTCTAGTGCCGCTCCACTGCCCTCTCTACTACTAGTGCCCCAAAATGACTTCACATTTCTACTAAAAAGAAATTAACCACGCCACCTAAAAGtaaatttcatatacatttTTGTTGGACAACATACAAAGTACTATTTCCGTTtactttaaattaattaatagaaatattttattataattgaaaaataaataataaatattaaaaataattctttttagaTATGTAAAAAGATCTTCCAAATCATAAGTACTCCATTTAAAGCTGCATGAGGACACTTATTAGAATCTTTTTGATGCTTTGACTTCCGTTTATCTTTTTCATGAATTGCTTTAAAGTTTGAATTGTTTTTTGTGAGCAGAAAATTTACTCTAGGAAATAACTTAATAAAATTTACGtatattttattagaaaatttattagaaataataataaaaatttatatatatattttatctcGTTTTATGAGACTACactatacactatatatattagtgtgtatgaatattttgttATTACAATCTTGTCAATATTAGCTCAGACGGAATCTATTTTCATTAAATACTGCCACCACACAACAAACATTGTGTTATCGCCCTTCTTCTCTCTCCATCTTCTCACTCTCGCTCCATAGTTCCTCCTCTTCATCTCCTCCGGCGGAACATCGCCGTCGGAGTCTGGTAAAGCCCGACCCGAACATATTTCTCTTTTTCCCGAGTATACCGTCGGAGATGGAGGATTACTTGAAGTTGTTCGTGGAGGAGACATCGTTTTACAATCGGTTGGTTTTGGGTACATTCTTGCCGGAATCATGGTGGGGACCACTTCCTCACATTCTTCAAGGATGGCTCCGTAACTACATTGGTGGTGTTCTACTCTACTTCATCTCTGGTTTCCTCTGGTGCTTCTACATTTATCACTTGAAGCGCAATGTCTATATTCCCAAAGGTACGCTTTTTTCccctttaagttttttttttttttgaatttcgtTTATGTATAGATGCTTTCTTTCCGTTAATAAAAATTTGCATGTTAATGGAATCAACGTTGACTATTTTACTAAAGCTTTTGAAGCTTGGTTTCTGAATATTCGTTCTTCAGATTTGAATATTTGGCGTTTTTTGGGTGTTACAGTAGTGGAAGTATGTAAAGAGTAAAAGAAAAGACCCAGCATTCATTCACATTTCATTGTGTATAGATGTgtaaatcaattaattaaaaccTTGAAAAAATTAGAACTTCTTGTTTATCAACTTTTTCGTGtaggatacaacaacaacaatatacccagTGAAATGTCACAAAGTGGCTTACCATTGCCCCTCCAAGGTAGAGAGAGTTATCTTTCttagaaaggggaaaagaaagaaacaagtTCAAGAGAACTTCCTAATTCTGGGAAACAAAAATTTGCCAATAGAAGATCCTTTTAAGGTGGAGTTTTTGCTTTGATAACTGTGGATCTGAATTAAATCTTCCACTAAGGCTAGAAAAGATGTGAAGAAATCACTAGTGTTTTGTCTCTGTTGGGATTTGAACTTTAGATCTCATGGTGCTCAGCCCTCTTGATTGACCACTAGGTCACATCCTTGGTATATTTGTTATACTTCTTCACCAGAGCAGTTTACATATATTAATTGATGGTCCTCTTAGTTCAAAACATGGATGTCAATATCTCAATGAATGTAACAATTCCAGTTTTTTATGCTTCGATAAAGAtagcagtaattcatgctttatATTTTCTCCGGTGATGCTCATTTGGTCAAAGGAGAAATTATGggcttatgaacattttgattGCAGATGCCATTCCATCAAAGCAAGCAATGCTCTTGCAAATATCAGTTGCCATGAAAGCTATGCCGTGGTACTGTGCCCTTCCATCACTTTCAGAGTACATGATTGAAAATGGATGGACAAAATGTTTTGCAAGAATAAGTGACGTTGGATGGCCTACCTACGTCATCAATGCGGCTATTTATCTTGTAATAGTGGAGTTTGGAATCTACTGGATGCACAAATTGTTGCATGACATAAAGCCTCTATACAAATATCTGCATGCTACGCATCATATTTACAACAAGCAAAACACACTTTCCCCGTTTGCTGGTAAGCTCTTAAGTCTAGTCATGCCATATTGGTGCTTATTTCTGATAACAACTTCTAGCTGGTGGAGCAGTTAGGTTTCTCTGTGATACTCTATTGATAGTTTGTTGAACTACAGCACTTCTCCTGTGTGATGACTAAAATGTTGAGAAGCTAGCCACGAGGACAACAAATTATGTGTAAATTTTAACATTCTTTATTGGTCAGGGGAGTTGACTTAAGTATTTGGTTAGACTCATTTTACCAGGACTACTATGAGAGTCCCTCACGAATAATACTTGAAGTGAAATTAAGACTAGGAGCcagtttggattggctttaagttggtcaaaaccaacttaaagcttctttttagcttttgaacgtgtttgcctaatgctgactttaagccataaagttcttaaagtcagtcaaaaatgaaaagttaagattcctaactttttttttccaaagtgcttaaagtcattttctttgaccatggaaattacttttatatcccttatattttaactaaattcctaaactacctttttttattcttttaaccttaaaattcacatcataagcacttttatccaaacactcaactgtttatttataaaaataactttcagcacttcaaagttctaaaagcacttcatacataaaagttactttttttaagccaatccaaacgggctctagggAATAACTCAACTCATTTGAATTTCGTCTCTTACCGTTTAATTTTTTCTGTGTGCAAAATCTGGTTTACTTGGTAACACTCCcttttgttcttattttctCCTTTCATTTCGTTGGAAACTAGAACTTATGAAAGGATTGAGGacagaaaaatatttaagcaaatatctcaaaatgtggaaatatttcaaaaatgggTAAAAGGTATTTTTCTATATTTCCACCACATAGAAAAAGAATGTATGTTACAACTAATGAGATTGGTCCTTCGAATCACACCCACAACATGCATTCGCGTTCAGCTCCATTATTAAATTGACTCTCTCTGCACAACAGCCCCTAACCCACGCACAGCAGCATAAGCCCTCCCTATCTTCTCTTCCCTACATTTTGTAAATTGTAACCATGCTATTATCTGACATTCTGAACTTTCTTTATAAGCCTCAACTCTTTGCAATGCATATCCCATTCTAGGAAATTGGTTGctaaatcatcaaaatattgcAAGCTAACTAATTCATGGTGTCCATTGAATTTATGATTCTTTATGTGTCACTTATGTGTTGTAATTTTCTGATACTCTTTCAAGATAATTTGACCTCCAAAATCCTTAGCTTCTTTTATGGTTTATCTGGCCATAATCATCGTTCTTTACTAAGAGCTTCATAATGATCAACGTGTTCTGTTACTCAGGATTGGCATTCCACCCATTGGATGGAATACTGCAGGCAGTGCCGCACGTTGTAGCTCTATTTGTGGTGCCAATGCATTTCACTACACACATAGCGCTCATATTTCTTGAAGCCTTATGGACGGCTAATATTCACGACTGCATACATGGGAAGGTGTGGCCTGTAATGGGTGCTGGCTATCATACCATTCACCACACGACATACCGCCATAATTATGGTCATTACACAATATGGATGGACTGGATGTTTGGAACTCTTCGTGATCCCGTTGAAGAGGATGCCAAGAAAATGTAATGTGCATGATTTGCACCCAAGGATGTTCCTTGTTGTTTCATTGTCCTAGTAATTTGTCTCGTGTTTCCATCGTTGGTGGATGTAAATTTTGATGGTTGTAGTTTATGTTGTAAACTGAAAACAATTTCTTATGTCTTCTCTTCCCTTATATTTAATAAGCAATAAAATCTACGGGGAAGAAAATTTCAATTCTAACTTCATGCCACAGCTCTTGATGGTGCCCATATGTTCGTTGGGATAACTCATTGTGATTTCTACACATACTTTGGGAGCACATAAATAATCTAGGTTCTGGTTGTTGAGTCTGCTAGAATGtaacttatttttttagattGAGAATTTActggaaaaaatatttatttagtatTTGCTCGAGACTTGATGAGAAGAATATGTATAATCATTTTACAAATCTCATATAGTCAAAAATTTGAGAGTATCAACAGCCTACTTCGATACTAAAGACTAACACCATAAAAGAAATTCCGATTTATTTAAACACTAACTCTTCTGATATTATTTGAATTAACGAGAAATGTTAGTAAATGATATATTGCATCTATCAAACAAAAGTACGTTATATGCAACAATGTAATATCTTTGGTTGGTTTAATTAGGCCCTCAAAACTTTTGTAGTTATtcaaattaatgaaaaaaatttcGTCCAACTTTATTACAAGATACTTGATCACATgaatttcaatatatatataagtgatatTTAAATCATATATTGATATTGCTAGCAATGTTCAAAAgttaattacaaaaaaaaaacaaacaagcaTTTCAAAGttagaaaatgattttaaaaaataataatttgactTCGCAAACTTGAATAAATACATTcacaaaaatcataaaaaataaaatcagcaTTATAAATTAGTAAATGTAAAAGAAAGTGTTAAATGTGTGGAGAATTGCTGAGAGCTTAGCAAATTCCTATCAAGATATCCATGTCTGCCACttcatttctggctcccaattCGAATACTCTCTATTTTAACCATTCCAATTGTAGTATCAACcacaaaactcttcttttttccAAATCTTTCAACTCTAAAATTACCACCTTTTCCTCCAAATCCAATGCTAATAATCATCCCACCAACAACTGCAATCttgaatttgaaaatcaagattcTGGGTCATCATCAAACCCCATTTCACATTCAAGTTCAGGAATTAAAGGCCCTACTGCTCCATGGATGAGGGGtcctcttcttcttgaacctaATCAAGTTTTGGACTTATCCAAATCAAGAAGGAAGAAAGATGCCAACTTTGCTAAAACCCAAAACCCTAATGATGCACTTTCTGGTAAAGTTAGTGGAGGAAGAGGTAAAAAAGCAATGAAGAAGATTTATCAAGGAATTGATAAACTCCAAGAAACGCAAAATTGGGAATTTACACCGGAGGAAACTGATGCAAAGGTTGAATTTCAGTTTCCACCAGGATCTTTAGCTGAATGGGAAGATGTGAGCCATGAAATTGAGGAGCAAAACCCATATGGGAAGGAGGGCAATATGGAAAGCCTTGAGGAAGTGGAATTTGATATATTATCAAGAGAGAGTGAAGGAAAGGGGAATAGAAAAATTGGGGTGAAAATGCCATGGGAGAGTGAGGAGAGAATTGTGTATAGGAAAATGAAGAAGGAGAAAGTTCTCACGGCCGCTGAGTCAAATCTTGATGCAATGTTCCTTGAGAGATTGAGGGGTGAGGCTGCAGGGATTCAGAAGTGGGTTAAGGTTAAGAAAGCCGGAGTTACTCGAGCTGTTGTAGACCAAATACACTTGGTTTGGAAGAATAATGAACTTGCAATGCTCAAATTTGACCTGCCTTTATGCCGTAATATGGACAGAGCTCGAGAAATTgttgaggtttgtgtataaacacCGTCTTATCTATGATTATATGTCCATAAATAAGCTTTCTATATTTTGTGCTTCGTGGGGTGAAAAGAAATTGCAGAGGTACCTTTTCAGTATGtgatgttataatattttgtttTCTGATCCTGCTGTAACAAATTTGTATGTTTGAGATATATAATGGTATATAGTTTTGGTGTGGTTTCATTATCAAACAAATATCTGTTGTCAAGAATTCTCATGTTGTCTTGGATGCTGGTAAAAGTGCTTGCTTCATGCAATCTGTTTCTGTATTCAAACTTCTTATGATTCGTTCGTCCAAAGGGTCATAGTTGTGAATCCTCAAACAACGATCAAGTTGGTAACTTCACTTTGGAACTGTTTCCTTTTTCAGGGAAACTTGCTCTTACTCTTTATATTAGGCATGACAGGACTATTTTTCCTTTCAGATGTTCCTCTTTATGTTGTTTCAGTTCTCTATTGTATCTAATAAACCAGTCCTCGTTGTTCCTAAATAATACTAACATGGTTTCTAGTAGTTATTTATCATAAGTGTAGAGGTTACTTTGTCAAGTTTCTGTCCTTTTTGATAGAATTGTGTGTTATTCCTCTTGTACTGCAGATGAAGACTGGAGGCTTTGTTGTTTGGAGGAATCAAAATGCTTTGGTTGTTTATAGAGGATGTAACTATACTTCACAACAGAAGGAGCTACAGCATGATTTTCTATGTAGTCAACAGAACTCTTCATTTACTGAAAATATTAAAGAGACAAGTATTTTCTCGCCATTGAACTCAAGTGGGGGCAGTGAGGATGAAATGATAAGTGGTGAAAACTCAGAAGAGGATAGCCTAGCAATGAATGAGTCCCTTTATGAGAGGGAAGCTAATAGATTATTGGATGACTTAGGACCTCGTTATGTTGATTGGTGGTGGCCAAAGCCTTTGCCTGTGGATGCAGATTTGCTTCCTGAAGTAGTTCCTGGATTTAAGCCACCATTTAGACTTTGCCCACCGCGTTCAAGATCAAAGCTGACAGATGATGAACTTACACACTTGAGGAAACTTGCTCGTTCTTTGCCAACTCATTTTGTCCTTGGTAAGTTTCTCGTCTTGATGATGCATATCTTATGCAGCCGAATGCTCCGGGAATTCTCTTATGCATATGTTTGCTGCTTGTGTATATCCTGGCTTGCTATACTGTCTCTCTACTGATTATTTGGACTCGAGTCATCTTTATCATTGACATTATTCCTGTTATGTAACTGTAGTTTGCTTGTTGTTTGATGTTTTTATTTGTGATATTATGCCATTTATGTTCATGTCATGAAAGAAAAATTTCCAATTGGTGCATTAACAGTGGAATATGCTTCTTCCGAGTTTGATTGTCTAGACATTTAAAAAGTGGACATGTAACATCATAAACTAATTAGGAAAGTGGGTTTCTTTCGTCAAAGAAAACAGGATATCTGAATCAGAATTTTGACGGTGCTTGTCATTTGCAAGTTCTTGTATGTGATGCCTTTTATTGTAAGGAACTCCTTTTATTCTATAGAATTGTCACTTCTGCGTATGAGGGTCAAAAGAATCATCTTTGCCCAAGACTTGTTTTCATATTGGTTCTTACATATTCTCGATGTAAGAGTTTGTGACTTGTGATTACTTTAATGTAATTCTCAGAGGTTATATATTTCACTCCCTGAACTCGGCTTTCCCCCCAAAATCTGGTCAAATTGACCCTAGGAGTAAAATGGTCAAATTTGCATGGAGATAGTagataaatatatcaaaaggaTATACCTTTTACACCTCTTGAGGTTAAAGAGAAAACAAGTTAGATACCTCCTTTCCACCCTCGTATCTAGAATACTATACATGTGCACTCTCAACTGTTGCTAGGTCCTTGCTGCACATGAATAATAAATTAGCTAATTGTACTGATTTGACATTTTTACCGTGGATGATTTGATGAAAGTTTTGAGCATTCATTTTGATGCAATAGGTTGTGCACCTTGTGCAACTCTATGAGTTATGACTGTGTTGCCCGGTTTGAGatagtaattatttttcatgacatGACATGAAGGGAGAAACAGAAAACTGCAAGGCTTGGCTGCAGCAATCGTAAAATTGTGGGAGAAATGTCATATAGCAAAGATAGCTTTGAAGTGGGGAATTCCAAATACTAGCAATGAGCTAATGGCAAATGAATTGAAGGTAAGTTTGGTCAGAGCAATTTGTATTTAACATCCTTATATTTTCTCAATCAATCACAGTCAACTTCTTGAGCAATAGATGGGTATGTTCTAATAGATAGCAAGCTTGTTTTATGGTTATATGACATCAGTTATATTTCTAATCATTTTAGTAGAGTAGAAAATGGGAGGAGAAGAGCTGTTAAAACTGCCCTCTGTTTCATATAACTATCTTGGCTTCATCTTGTGGTTAGTTATAGTAGAATAAAATAGGTACTCATCTTCAGTTTGAAAGCCTATTTTGATTCTCTGTGAAATTAGGGATGAACGTAGGGCAGAGCAGGGTCTGGCGAGGCTTaaagtttttcaattttaaagttGCTCTCTTTTAATACTCATTTGCATCCTTCTAATGTTCTCAATTCTTCTTATTCatacataataattaaatttaactaGTGCACCAAGGGTGCGGCCTAGAAGCCAATGAATTGGGTGAAAATCTTGGAGACCAGGGTTCATATCCccaaaaaaaagggcagcccggtgcactaaagctcccgctatgcgcggggtccggggaagggcctgaccaggGTTCATATCCCCGTGGAGTGAAAATGTGCTAGGtcacttcttcccattggatTATGGCAAGGATTTACCATGATTGGGCCTTGTCCTGTGCTATTAGTTTTTCTTTTgcagaagagaaaaataatttaggaTTGAATTAGCTACCAAAATTGCAAACTACAAAAGAGGACTTAAGCAGCTAATATAGATAGTATCAAAGCTTTGTTGGTGAATATGTCAGGGTACTGCTGCCAGAGTTGAGCTTAGGAAGCTTGGTGGTGAATGTTTCAGCGAAGACTACTTTCATTGTGATTATGAATGTTGGGAGTGTGTCATAGTAAACAATTGTGTGGTGTTGAAAACTCTTCGACAACTGGAAAAAGCCCAAGTGTCTGGATGGTGTTCAGTGAACTGTGATTCAGGCTTCAGAGATTGATGTTGGAAATTGGTGGTGGTGAAAgcaaaacttgaatttttggCCAGCGGGTGGTGGTGGTGGGTTTTGGTTTCTTTTGACTGATATGATCTCATAATTGGTATCTATTAAACATATTTGACAAATCACTTGAGAGACtggctatttttttttttgcagtaT
The sequence above is a segment of the Solanum dulcamara chromosome 11, daSolDulc1.2, whole genome shotgun sequence genome. Coding sequences within it:
- the LOC129873167 gene encoding delta(7)-sterol-C5(6)-desaturase is translated as MEDYLKLFVEETSFYNRLVLGTFLPESWWGPLPHILQGWLRNYIGGVLLYFISGFLWCFYIYHLKRNVYIPKDAIPSKQAMLLQISVAMKAMPWYCALPSLSEYMIENGWTKCFARISDVGWPTYVINAAIYLVIVEFGIYWMHKLLHDIKPLYKYLHATHHIYNKQNTLSPFAGLAFHPLDGILQAVPHVVALFVVPMHFTTHIALIFLEALWTANIHDCIHGKVWPVMGAGYHTIHHTTYRHNYGHYTIWMDWMFGTLRDPVEEDAKKM
- the LOC129872153 gene encoding chloroplastic group IIA intron splicing facilitator CRS1, chloroplastic, whose product is MSATSFLAPNSNTLYFNHSNCSINHKTLLFSKSFNSKITTFSSKSNANNHPTNNCNLEFENQDSGSSSNPISHSSSGIKGPTAPWMRGPLLLEPNQVLDLSKSRRKKDANFAKTQNPNDALSGKVSGGRGKKAMKKIYQGIDKLQETQNWEFTPEETDAKVEFQFPPGSLAEWEDVSHEIEEQNPYGKEGNMESLEEVEFDILSRESEGKGNRKIGVKMPWESEERIVYRKMKKEKVLTAAESNLDAMFLERLRGEAAGIQKWVKVKKAGVTRAVVDQIHLVWKNNELAMLKFDLPLCRNMDRAREIVEMKTGGFVVWRNQNALVVYRGCNYTSQQKELQHDFLCSQQNSSFTENIKETSIFSPLNSSGGSEDEMISGENSEEDSLAMNESLYEREANRLLDDLGPRYVDWWWPKPLPVDADLLPEVVPGFKPPFRLCPPRSRSKLTDDELTHLRKLARSLPTHFVLGRNRKLQGLAAAIVKLWEKCHIAKIALKWGIPNTSNELMANELKYLTGGVLLLRNKFFIILYRGKDFLPSQVASLVAEREVELTRCQLEEEVARFKAIENLPITTEVSRSSSNVGTLSEFQTIAEHGKEKSEVEVQLISEKERLEKELGNQQHSLYILKKKIEKSSIALGKLNAAWRPAKQDEDKEILIQEERRSLRQIGLKMDRSLVLGRRGVFDGVLAGLHQHWKHREVIKVITMQKIFSQVIHTAKLLEAESGGILISVDKLKEGHAIIIYRGKNYRRPELVPQNLLNKRQALCRSLEMQRLGSLKFYANQTEQAISDLKCKLVEYTVKIGQMQEI